The Candidatus Obscuribacterales bacterium nucleotide sequence AGGGATCCCTGCTGATCGAGCAACACAGCCGTGCTGCTCTCCCCCTGCTTCCGCAAGTCAGCCTCTAGGGCGATCGCTCTCCCTGAGTTCATCTCCTCAGAGATCGGGATAGATAGCGGGGCTAGACGTCCTCGACTAGCCTCAAAAACTTGCCCAATCGTTTGCCCATCAACTCTCAAGGGCAATCGCTCTAGCTTAGACAAGTCGGTGGTGGCTTGGACGGGTGCAGCCAGGGCTAAGGTCGCTACGACAGACAGAGGGGTGATCAAGGTGAAGAATGGAATGCGCATGGTTATGTGTCGCGATCGTCGCGTCTCTAGGCAAAGAATTACTTATGGTAGCCGGTGTTATTGAGAATAGCTTTAGCTCGGTAGAGTTGTTCGACCAAAAATAGCCGCGCCATCTCATGGGTAAAGGTCATGGGCGATAGGCTGATTAGGTGATCGGCCTGGGCTCGCATCTCTTCTCCAACGCCGTCCGGCCCACCGATGATAAAGGCGAGGGGCGTGGCTCCGGCTTGGCGAATAAAGTCAGCAAATTCTAACGAGGTGTAGCCCTTGCCCCATTCCGATAGCACAATCACCCTGTCTTGAGACTGGAGGAGCGATCGCACCTTTTGGGCCTCCTTCGCCGGCGTCGAGTCTTTAATTTCCGTAATACTCAACTCCGGCAACCGCTTCCAATACTCCTGGATACCTTGCTGAATCCAGCCTTTCTTCACC carries:
- a CDS encoding 23S rRNA (pseudouridine(1915)-N(3))-methyltransferase RlmH, which codes for VKKGWIQQGIQEYWKRLPELSITEIKDSTPAKEAQKVRSLLQSQDRVIVLSEWGKGYTSLEFADFIRQAGATPLAFIIGGPDGVGEEMRAQADHLISLSPMTFTHEMARLFLVEQLYRAKAILNNTGYHK